GCCATCCGGGAACTGGCCCATGGCTACGCCACGGCGGCCACCGCCCAGATCTGCTGGACGCTGGGCATCACCGAACACCACACCGGGGTCGACAACGTCCAGTCGCTCTGCAACCTGGCCCTGCTGACCGGCCACGTGGGCCGCTGGGGTTCTGGCCTGGTGCCACTTCGGGGCCAGAACAACGTTCAGGGCGGCGGTGACATGGGCGCCCTGCCCAACAAGCTGACCGGCTTCCAGGACGTCGAGGACGACGAGGTCCGGGCAAGGTTCGAGGCGGCCTGGGGGTGCGAGATCCCGCCCGCCAACGGCTGGAACCTCACCCAGATGTTCGAGGCCATGGAGCGCGACGAGCTTCGCGCCATCTACTGCATCGGCGAGAACCCCGCTGACTCGGAGGCCAACGTCAAGCACGCACGGGCCATGCTGGAACGGCTCGACGTGCTGGTGGTCCAGGACGTGTTCATGACCAGGACTGCGCAGATGGCCGACGTGGTCCTGCCCGCCGCCCTGGGCTGGGCCGAGTCGGACGGCACGGCCACCAACAGCGAGCGTCGGGTCCAGCGCATGCGGGCCGCCGTGTCGCCACCCGGCCAGGCCCGCCAGGAGATAGGGATCATCAACGACCTGGCGGCGCTAATGGGTGACGACCGCTGGGGGAACCCGACGGCCGAGGAACTCTGGGAGGAACTCCGGACCGTCTCGCCGATGCACGGAGGTATGTCGTGGGATCGCCTGGAGGCCGAGGGCGGCCTCCAGTGGCCGTGTCCGACCGAGGACCATCCGGGTAGCCCGTTCCTCCACGGACGGCTCTGGGAGCGGCCGGTCGGGGGTCGACTTGCCCCGTTCTCGTGCGTCGAGGACAGCCCGCCGCTGGACCTACTCACCGAGGAGTTCCCGTTGCGCCTGACGACCGTCCGGGCCCTGGACTCGTACAACACCGGCGTACAGACGAGCAGGTACGCGTCGCCAATTCGCACCGGGGAGGCTCTCGAGATATCGGTGGCTGACGCGGCCGACCTGGGTGTCGTGGCGGGCGAGCGGGTACGGGTCTCGTCCCGACGGGGGGCGATCGAGATGACCATCGGGATCGACCGGGAGTTGGCGGTGGGCCTCTGCCACACGACGTTCCACTTTCCGGAGCTGGCGGACGTCAACCAGATCACCAGCGATGCCGTGGATCCCAAGTCTGGGACCGCCGAGTTCAAGGCCGCGGCGATCCGTATCGAGCGGCTGGACGGGAACGACCGGCTGGACGTGGACCACAGGGTGGGGGCCGGTGCCTGACCTCTACTTCGGCGCTGCCGTCGACGCCACCGAGGCCGAGAAGGCGGCGATCGACGAGGCCATCGCCGGATGGGGTCCGGTCACGGTGCGGGTATCGGAGCGGCTCGTCCATGCCGGGCTGACCCGCGCCAGGGAGCGTCGCCACCTGTTGCTACCGGCCCTCCATGCCCTTCAGCGGGCCGCCGGCTGGATAAGCCCCGGAGGTCTCGACCACGCCTGCCGGGCCCTCGAGGTGCCGCCGGCCGAGGGCTACGGCGTGGCGACCTTCTACCACCTGTTCACACACGAACCGCCGGTCGCCACCGACACGGTCCACGTTTGCGACGACGTGGCCTGTCGCCTCGTCGGGGCCCTAGACCTGATCGACGACCTGAGGGCCGAGGGCTACCACGTGAAGGCCAGCCCCTGCCTCGGCCAGTGTGAGCGGGGGCCGGCGATCATGGTCCAGCGCACCGGCCGATCGGACGTGACCGTCGCCGCAGTCGACGGCGGACCCGTCACCCCCTCGGAGGTGGCCGTGGCCGTCGGATCGGGCGCGTCGACGCCCTCCGTCACGGTTCCCCAGGCAGGCGATCCGGGCCTGCGCCTGCTGTCCCGGATAGGGGTGGTCGACCCGACCAGCCTCGAGG
This DNA window, taken from Acidimicrobiales bacterium, encodes the following:
- a CDS encoding molybdopterin-dependent oxidoreductase, which encodes MVREDGVLREATWEEALQRAADGFRSVVDAHGPTAFGMFSCSKTTNEVNYAAQRFARRVVGSNNIDSCNRTUHAPSVVGLATVFGAGGGTSSYEEIENADVILMWGTNARNAHPIFFHHVLKGIGNGARSWTIDPRRTGTARFTDTWLGLNVGSDIGLAHGVAREIIHAGLTDEEFIRNATSGYEEFVEFVEPWTLEHTAEVTGVPAEAIRELAHGYATAATAQICWTLGITEHHTGVDNVQSLCNLALLTGHVGRWGSGLVPLRGQNNVQGGGDMGALPNKLTGFQDVEDDEVRARFEAAWGCEIPPANGWNLTQMFEAMERDELRAIYCIGENPADSEANVKHARAMLERLDVLVVQDVFMTRTAQMADVVLPAALGWAESDGTATNSERRVQRMRAAVSPPGQARQEIGIINDLAALMGDDRWGNPTAEELWEELRTVSPMHGGMSWDRLEAEGGLQWPCPTEDHPGSPFLHGRLWERPVGGRLAPFSCVEDSPPLDLLTEEFPLRLTTVRALDSYNTGVQTSRYASPIRTGEALEISVADAADLGVVAGERVRVSSRRGAIEMTIGIDRELAVGLCHTTFHFPELADVNQITSDAVDPKSGTAEFKAAAIRIERLDGNDRLDVDHRVGAGA